One Alnus glutinosa chromosome 3, dhAlnGlut1.1, whole genome shotgun sequence genomic region harbors:
- the LOC133864222 gene encoding protein ARV 1-like isoform X2: MIENRQRREMDYRCVQCGFGIKTLFVQYSPGNIRLMKCENCKAVADEYIECETMILIIDLILHKPKAYRHLLYNMLKHEPPNLENLLWKSTFGYLLFDAYRSLALKSSKEEWGLSMSFSSLVWTCGKILTDVLFGNFLFLCTFLLAMKIFLSRLPGTSRYKDFVLAILISSYFKIFLIAMMHSTGLGVSIFCDFHH; this comes from the exons ATGATTGAGAATAGACAGAGAAGAGAGATGGATTACCGGTGTGTCCAGTGCGGGTTTGGGATCAAAACACTGTTCGTGCAATACTCACCCGGCAACATCCGGCTCATGAAATGT GAGAATTGCAAAGCCGTCGCTGATGAGTACATCGAATGTGAAACCATG ATTCTTATAATTGATTTGATTCTGCACAAGCCCAAAGCATATAGACATCTACTCTATAACATGCTCAAGCATGAACCTCCAAATCTCGAG AATTTATTGTGGAAGTCAACTTTTGGTTATCTTCTTTTTGATGCTT ACAGGAGTCTTGCTTTAAAAAGTAGCAAGGAAGAGTGGGGTTTGTCCATGAGCTTTTCTTCATTAGTTTGGACATGTGGAAAG ATTTTGACAGATGTACTTTTTGGgaactttttgtttctttgtactTTTCTTCTTGCAATGAAGATATTTCTGAGCAGATTACCTGGAACCTCAAG GTACAAAGACTTTGTGCTTGCAATCTTGATTTCAAGTTACTTCAAGATATTTCTTATTGCCATGATG CATTCTACAGGTCTGGGAGTTTCCATCTTCTGTGATTTTCATCattga
- the LOC133864222 gene encoding protein ARV 2-like isoform X1: MIENRQRREMDYRCVQCGFGIKTLFVQYSPGNIRLMKCENCKAVADEYIECETMILIIDLILHKPKAYRHLLYNMLKHEPPNLENLLWKSTFGYLLFDAYRSLALKSSKEEWGLSMSFSSLVWTCGKILTDVLFGNFLFLCTFLLAMKIFLSRLPGTSRYKDFVLAILISSYFKIFLIAMMVWEFPSSVIFIIDLFVLSSNTMAVKVITGSAMSRCIGACLSAHAVKVFTFLMF; this comes from the exons ATGATTGAGAATAGACAGAGAAGAGAGATGGATTACCGGTGTGTCCAGTGCGGGTTTGGGATCAAAACACTGTTCGTGCAATACTCACCCGGCAACATCCGGCTCATGAAATGT GAGAATTGCAAAGCCGTCGCTGATGAGTACATCGAATGTGAAACCATG ATTCTTATAATTGATTTGATTCTGCACAAGCCCAAAGCATATAGACATCTACTCTATAACATGCTCAAGCATGAACCTCCAAATCTCGAG AATTTATTGTGGAAGTCAACTTTTGGTTATCTTCTTTTTGATGCTT ACAGGAGTCTTGCTTTAAAAAGTAGCAAGGAAGAGTGGGGTTTGTCCATGAGCTTTTCTTCATTAGTTTGGACATGTGGAAAG ATTTTGACAGATGTACTTTTTGGgaactttttgtttctttgtactTTTCTTCTTGCAATGAAGATATTTCTGAGCAGATTACCTGGAACCTCAAG GTACAAAGACTTTGTGCTTGCAATCTTGATTTCAAGTTACTTCAAGATATTTCTTATTGCCATGATG GTCTGGGAGTTTCCATCTTCTGTGATTTTCATCattgatttatttgttttatcatcCAACACAATGGCAGTAAAAG TGATAACCGGATCAGCTATGAGTAGATGCATAGGAGCCTGCCTCAGTGCGCATGCTGTTAAAGTCTTTACCTTTCTGATGTTCTAG
- the LOC133865035 gene encoding B3 domain-containing transcription factor NGA1-like: MEFNGFSEKEEEVHFLSCSSSSSASSKLYSKGFLPQNQQLWLGKEEAAVRSHDHHQLMDLSLGNGYEEADGSGGVLEMEREHMFDKVVTPSDVGKLNRLVIPKQHAERYFPLASSANENGLLLSFEDRNGKSWRFRYSYWNSSQSYVMTKGWSRFVKEKKLDAGDIVSFERGVGELGKDHLYIDWRRRPIDALNPISLTTLKLPNQPPFPRAVRWASRLYSLPSSVSVSVSLPRHHEQLNYNIVHPYHHHHHHQYHPPPPPDLHHHHHHHQYNLARSSGASYDRIGAVVPQGEDAPVVHRGKTVAKRLRLFGVNMECSMPEEPECPILSSSPTTSSLSPYFPSLSPIPPAQLRLRNAAALPTIPSDFSKKGKSSFDF, translated from the coding sequence ATGGAGTTTAACGGGTtttctgagaaagaagaagaagtccatttcctttcttgctcttcttcatcttctgcCTCTTCCAAGCTGTACTCCAAAGGTTTTCTTCCTCAGAACCAGCAGTTATGGCTGGGGAAAGAAGAGGCAGCTGTCAGATCCCATGATCATCATCAGCTCATGGACTTGTCGCTAGGAAACGGTTATGAGGAAGCGGATGGTAGTGGAGGCGTTttggagatggagagagagcaTATGTTTGATAAGGTTGTGACGCCGAGTGACGTAGGCAAGCTCAACCGCCTCGTCATCCCGAAGCAACACGCTGAGAGGTACTTCCCCCTTGCCTCCTCGGCGAATGAGAATGGGCTGCTGCTGAGTTTCGAAGATCGCAATGGGAAGTCATGGCGGTTCAGATATTCTTACTGGAACAGCAGCCAAAGCTATGTGATGACGAAAGGGTGGAGCCGCTTCGTCAAGGAGAAGAAGCTCGACGCCGGTGACATCGTGTCGTTTGAGCGCGGTGTCGGAGAGTTAGGTAAAGACCATTTGTACATCGATTGGAGGCGCCGGCCAATTGATGCACTGAATCCCATATCGCTTACAACTTTGAAGCTGCCAAATCAGCCACCGTTTCCTCGGGCAGTCCGATGGGCTAGCAGACTGTATTCGCTGCCCTCATCAGTGTCGGTGTCCGTGTCGTTGCCACGACACCACGAACAGCTAAACTACAATATTGTTCAtccttatcatcatcatcaccaccaCCAGTAccatcctcctcctccacctgatctacatcatcatcatcatcatcatcaatacAATCTGGCCAGATCATCGGGCGCCTCATATGATCGAATTGGAGCAGTCGTTCCACAAGGCGAAGATGCTCCCGTTGTACACCGTGGTAAAACTGTCGCTAAACGCCTCAGGCTATTCGGTGTAAACATGGAATGTAGTATGCCAGAAGAACCAGAATGCCCCATATTGTCTTCTTCGCCCACAACGTCTTCGCTCTCGCCTTATTTTCCATCCTTGTCCCCCATCCCTCCTGCCCAATTAAGGCTACGCAACGCCGCCGCACTGCCGACAATTCCATCCGACTTttcaaagaaaggaaaaagttcATTTGACTTTTGA
- the LOC133862292 gene encoding protein NTM1-like 9 produces the protein MTSRTRVPVGYGFRPTDEELVNHYLKFKMLGEDSQVSDIAEVDVCKWEPWDLPRLSAIKSDDQEWFFFCTQDFKYPNSYRTNRATESGYWKPTGQDRKVRVKGTVIATKKTLVFYKGRARKAVKTDWVIHEYHPAATLPHRRPFVICRLKKKTDEKTAVSTCDEGEASSYTASDFEIHLPDDSTQEVYNQPEANYQSLIEANVQPQHYGFFSSRQFPQHNSQRPSFLGITVTNSHNDERNRMPFQYDADKVEAEEFANSLLVDQNEFFCEEIIHHNGSRAPEPLRMVYYAEGGMSSDTDTDAAQTLARSESPQKVKTFTPQHQRRSRHFVAQRAAQGRSQSQRNSSRKAVSQDKAKDASRHISIVDPTQKEKSITDSDKAPKMAPVTNAKKSLKSTSGGSVGSNRKGYFTFQETSLPCHDSSPPSVYFVKLLFGIFLFLVVIREVLLYGNW, from the exons ATGACGAGCAGGACAAGAGTGCCGGTGGGATACGGATTCCGCCCAACCGATGAAGAACTCGTCAACCACTACCTGAAGTTCAAAATGCTCGGCGAGGACTCCCAGGTTAGCGATATCGCTGAAGTTGATGTCTGCAAGTGGGAGCCTTGGGACTTACCCA GGTTATCAGCGATCAAGTCAGATGACCAAGAATGGTTCTTCTTTTGTACCCAGGATTTCAAGTACCCCAACAGTTACCGGACGAACAGGGCGACCGAGTCCGGCTACTGGAAACCCACCGGTCAGGATCGGAAGGTCAGGGTTAAAGGCACCGTGATTGCTACAAAGAAGACTCTGGTGTTCTATAAAGGTCGTGCTCGTAAAGCGGTCAAGACCGATTGGGTTATCCACGAGTATCACCCAGCTGCCACTCTTCCTCACCGG AGGCCCTTTGTCATCTGTcgcttaaagaaaaaaacagatgAGAAGACTGCTGTATCAACCTGTGATGAAGGCGAGGCAAGCAGCTATactgcttctgattttgaaatTCATCTTCCAGATGATTCAACTCAAGAG GTATATAATCAACCAGAAGCAAACTACCAATCACTCATTGAGGCGAACGTTCAGCCACAGCATTATGGGTTCTTTTCCTCACGGCAATTTCCACAACACAATTCTCAGAGGCCCTCTTTCTTGGGTATCACAGTTACCAATAGCCATAATGATGAACGCAATAGGATGCCATTTCAGTATGACGCTGATAAAGTGGAAGCTGAAGAGTTCGCCAATTCACTTCTTGTTGATCAGAATGAATTCTTCTGTGAAGAAATTATTCACCACAACGGCTCCAGGGCACCAGAGCCATTGAGAATGGTGTACTATGCCGAAGGTGGAATGAGCAGTGACACAGACACTGACGCAGCTCAAACATTAGCCAGATCAGAATCTCCTCAAAAAGTAAAAACCTTCACACCTCAACATCAACGAAGATCCCGCCACTTTGTAGCACAGAGAGCTGCTCAGGGAAGAAGCCAATCACAGAGGAACAGTTCGCGCAAAGCAGTATCGCAAGACAAG GCCAAAGATGCTTCAAGACACATTTCCATTGTCGATCCAACTCAGAAGGAAAAGTCCATTACAGACTCTGACAAAGCGCCGAAAATGGCTCCAGTCACCAATGCAAAGAAGAGTTTGAAGTCAACATCGGGTGGCTCAGTTGGCAGCAATCGAAAGGGTTATTTCACTTTCCAAGAGACATCTCTACCATGCCACGATTCTAGTCCACCCTCCGTGTATTTTGTCAAACTACTATTTGGCATATTTTTGTTCCTGGTCGTTATTCGGGAAGTGTTGTTATATGGGAACTGGTGA